In Quadrisphaera sp. DSM 44207, one DNA window encodes the following:
- a CDS encoding flagellar biosynthesis protein FlhA produces the protein MPVGVVGTVLLLVIPLPALLLDLLIAVNISGALLILMTSMYVKRPLDFSIFPSLLLVATLFRLGLNVASTRLVLADGYAGKVIDAFGHFVVDGSLVIGLVIFLILVVIQFVVITNGAGRVAEVGARFTLDAMPGKQMAIDADLNAGLIDEDVARTRRAEVTAEADFYGAMDGGSKFVKGDAIAGIIITLINLVGGFVIGVAQRGMAPGEALATYSLLTIGDGLVTQVPALLMSVATGLIVTRATTQGDLGSDAASQLLRSQPALRIAGAGAIAIALIPGLPKLPFVLIGAAMILLAQRLPAEADEAAAEEAPSALTALPETPEALMQQMRVDPLEIVLAPDLVDLVDASSGGDLLDRVRSLRRKVALELGVVVPPVRTRDSIDLPLSTYAVRISGVQVGAGQAPSGKVLALGDALDGLPGQVTTEPVFGLSGKWIPAEMRHQAEMTGATVVDRASVLITHLAEIVRTNAARLLSREDVRTLTDALKQSDPAVVEELVPNLLSLGEVQRVLQALLEEGVAIRDLARIYEGLSLRAKGGADVDALVEAARTALGPAVAAAHVQDGVLRVLTLDPLLEHQLVESLRVTDAGTQVGMDPSRVERLVDEVGRRLAAAEELGWAPVLVCAPALRAPLRRLVAMAVPRVTALSYAEVSGPGLMIETVGVVSGADAVAA, from the coding sequence ATGCCGGTCGGCGTGGTCGGCACCGTGCTGCTGCTCGTCATCCCGCTGCCGGCGCTGCTGCTGGATCTGCTGATCGCCGTGAACATCAGCGGCGCGCTGCTGATCCTCATGACCAGCATGTACGTCAAGCGGCCGCTGGACTTCTCCATCTTCCCGTCGCTGCTGCTCGTGGCGACCCTCTTCCGCCTCGGCCTCAACGTCGCCTCCACGCGCCTGGTGCTCGCCGACGGCTACGCCGGCAAGGTCATCGACGCCTTCGGGCACTTCGTCGTCGACGGCTCCCTCGTCATCGGCCTCGTGATCTTCCTGATCCTCGTGGTGATCCAGTTCGTCGTCATCACCAACGGCGCCGGCCGCGTCGCCGAGGTCGGCGCCCGCTTCACCCTCGACGCGATGCCCGGCAAGCAGATGGCGATCGACGCCGACCTCAACGCCGGCCTCATCGACGAGGACGTCGCGCGCACCCGCCGCGCCGAGGTCACCGCCGAGGCCGACTTCTACGGCGCGATGGACGGCGGCTCGAAGTTCGTCAAGGGCGACGCCATCGCCGGCATCATCATCACGCTGATCAACCTCGTCGGCGGGTTCGTGATCGGCGTGGCCCAGCGCGGCATGGCCCCCGGGGAGGCGCTGGCCACCTACAGCCTGCTCACCATCGGCGACGGCCTCGTCACCCAGGTGCCCGCGCTGCTGATGTCCGTGGCGACCGGCCTCATCGTCACCCGCGCCACCACGCAGGGCGACCTCGGCAGCGACGCCGCCTCCCAGCTGCTGCGCTCGCAGCCGGCCCTGCGCATCGCCGGCGCCGGCGCGATCGCCATCGCGCTCATCCCCGGCCTGCCCAAGCTGCCGTTCGTGCTCATCGGCGCCGCGATGATCCTGCTCGCGCAGCGCCTGCCCGCCGAGGCCGACGAGGCCGCCGCCGAGGAGGCCCCCAGCGCCCTCACCGCGCTGCCCGAGACGCCCGAGGCGCTGATGCAGCAGATGCGCGTGGACCCCCTCGAGATCGTCCTGGCGCCCGACCTCGTCGACCTCGTCGACGCCTCCTCCGGCGGCGACCTGCTCGACCGGGTGCGATCCCTGCGCCGCAAGGTGGCCCTCGAGCTGGGGGTCGTCGTCCCGCCGGTGCGCACCCGCGACTCCATCGACCTGCCGCTGTCCACCTACGCCGTGCGGATCTCCGGGGTCCAGGTCGGCGCCGGCCAGGCGCCGTCCGGCAAGGTGCTCGCCCTCGGCGACGCGCTCGACGGCCTGCCCGGGCAGGTGACCACCGAGCCGGTGTTCGGGCTGTCGGGCAAGTGGATCCCCGCCGAGATGCGCCACCAGGCGGAGATGACCGGCGCCACCGTCGTCGACCGCGCGTCCGTGCTCATCACGCACCTGGCCGAGATCGTGCGCACCAACGCCGCGCGACTGCTCTCCCGCGAGGACGTGCGCACCCTCACCGACGCCCTCAAGCAGTCCGACCCCGCCGTGGTCGAGGAGCTCGTGCCCAACCTGCTCTCCCTGGGGGAGGTGCAGCGGGTCCTGCAGGCCCTGCTCGAGGAGGGCGTGGCGATCCGCGACCTCGCGCGCATCTACGAGGGCCTGTCCCTGCGCGCCAAGGGCGGCGCGGACGTCGACGCCCTCGTCGAGGCCGCCCGCACCGCGCTGGGGCCGGCGGTCGCGGCCGCGCACGTGCAGGACGGCGTGCTGCGCGTGCTGACCCTCGACCCCCTCCTGGAGCACCAGCTCGTGGAGTCCCTGCGTGTCACGGACGCCGGCACGCAGGTCGGCATGGATCCTTCCAGGGTCGAGCGACTCGTGGACGAGGTCGGACGCCGCCTGGCGGCCGCCGAGGAGCTCGGGTGGGCTCCGGTGCTCGTGTGCGCCCCGGCGCTGCGCGCCCCGCTGCGCCGCCTGGTGGCGATGGCGGTGCCGCGGGTGACCGCGCTGTCCTACGCCGAGGTCTCCGGGCCCGGCCTGATGATCGAGACCGTGGGGGTGGTGAGCGGTGCTGACGCAGTTGCTGCTTGA
- the fliP gene encoding flagellar type III secretion system pore protein FliP (The bacterial flagellar biogenesis protein FliP forms a type III secretion system (T3SS)-type pore required for flagellar assembly.) — protein MTPSASPPRRRPGAAAAAAPALAALVLALGALLAGAPAAPAAAAALPAAALPAAMLTTGTAPGPTAPVPPAAPDASAPAVSVDVNGVDGTPSSAVTLIIAVTLLAVAPALLLMTTAFTKIIVVLSITRNALGLTSMPPNQVLAGLALFLTLFVMAPVISEVNEGAVQPYLAGAMTSGQAFEVGVQPVREFMLGQTRGEDLALISRAADRPNPASREDVPLLTLVPAFVLSELRAAFIIGFVIFVPFLVIDVVVSAALMAMGMMMLPPVTVALPFKLLLFVLVNGWGLIITALVGSYGS, from the coding sequence ATGACCCCCTCCGCCTCCCCGCCCCGGCGCCGTCCCGGCGCCGCGGCGGCGGCCGCCCCTGCCCTCGCGGCCCTCGTGCTCGCCCTCGGCGCGCTGCTCGCCGGCGCTCCCGCGGCGCCCGCCGCCGCGGCGGCCCTGCCGGCGGCGGCCCTGCCGGCGGCCATGCTCACCACCGGCACCGCGCCGGGGCCGACCGCCCCGGTGCCCCCGGCGGCGCCCGACGCCTCCGCCCCGGCGGTCAGCGTCGACGTCAACGGCGTCGACGGGACGCCGAGCTCGGCGGTGACCCTCATCATCGCCGTCACGCTGCTCGCGGTGGCCCCCGCGCTGCTGCTCATGACGACCGCGTTCACCAAGATCATCGTGGTGCTGAGCATCACCCGCAACGCGCTCGGCCTGACCTCGATGCCGCCGAACCAGGTGCTCGCCGGCCTGGCCCTCTTCCTCACCCTCTTCGTCATGGCCCCGGTGATCTCGGAGGTCAACGAGGGCGCCGTGCAGCCCTACCTGGCCGGGGCGATGACCTCGGGCCAGGCGTTCGAGGTGGGCGTGCAGCCGGTGCGCGAGTTCATGCTCGGCCAGACCCGCGGGGAGGACCTGGCGCTGATATCCCGCGCCGCCGACCGGCCCAACCCGGCCAGCCGCGAGGACGTGCCGCTGCTGACCCTCGTGCCGGCCTTCGTCCTCTCCGAGCTGCGCGCCGCGTTCATCATCGGCTTCGTCATCTTCGTGCCGTTCCTCGTCATCGACGTCGTCGTCTCCGCGGCGCTGATGGCGATGGGCATGATGATGCTGCCGCCGGTGACCGTCGCCCTGCCCTTCAAGCTCCTCCTGTTCGTGCTCGTCAACGGCTGGGGCCTGATCATCACCGCCCTCGTGGGGAGCTACGGCTCGTGA
- a CDS encoding glutamate--cysteine ligase: MPVPFTPSPRPTLGVEWEMALVDRRTGDLCSSAGEVLRAVHEGGCDEARVTKELLRNTVEVVTGVCETVAEAVEDLRATRELVRRAAEPLGIELVSSGTHPFAQWSAQQVTEGPRYAELIERTQWWGRQMLIWGVHVHVGVSSVHKVLPILNSLLNTFPHLQALSASSPYWAGTDTGYASNRALMFQQLPTAGLPFQFDTWAQLESYVDDMLVTGVVDSFKDIRWDVRPSPANGTIEVRVCDGIPTLRELTALTALVQCLVVDLDARLEAGEQLPTMPPWHVQENKWRSARYGLDAEVILDAAGRERLVTDDLADLLERLAPTAARLGCSKELASVAEIPRRGASYQRQRAVAAAHGGDLRAVVDSLVAEMREG; the protein is encoded by the coding sequence GTGCCCGTCCCCTTCACCCCCTCGCCCCGGCCCACGCTGGGCGTGGAGTGGGAGATGGCGCTGGTGGACCGCCGCACCGGCGACCTGTGCAGCAGCGCGGGCGAGGTGCTGCGCGCCGTCCACGAGGGCGGGTGCGACGAGGCCCGCGTGACCAAGGAGCTGCTGCGCAACACCGTCGAGGTCGTCACCGGGGTGTGCGAGACCGTCGCCGAGGCGGTGGAGGACCTGCGGGCCACGCGCGAGCTGGTGCGCAGGGCCGCGGAGCCGCTCGGCATCGAGCTGGTCAGCTCCGGCACGCACCCGTTCGCCCAGTGGAGCGCCCAGCAGGTCACCGAGGGCCCGCGCTACGCCGAGCTCATCGAGCGCACGCAGTGGTGGGGCCGGCAGATGCTGATCTGGGGCGTGCACGTGCACGTGGGCGTCTCCTCGGTGCACAAGGTGCTGCCGATCCTCAACTCCCTGCTCAACACCTTCCCGCACCTGCAGGCCCTCTCGGCGTCCTCGCCGTACTGGGCGGGCACCGACACCGGGTACGCCAGCAACCGGGCGCTGATGTTCCAGCAGCTGCCCACGGCCGGGCTGCCGTTCCAGTTCGACACCTGGGCTCAGCTGGAGTCCTACGTCGACGACATGCTCGTCACGGGCGTCGTCGACTCGTTCAAGGACATCCGCTGGGACGTCCGCCCCTCCCCCGCCAACGGCACCATCGAGGTGCGCGTGTGCGACGGCATCCCGACGCTGCGGGAGCTGACGGCCCTGACGGCGCTCGTGCAGTGCCTCGTCGTCGACCTCGACGCCCGCCTGGAGGCCGGCGAGCAGCTGCCGACCATGCCGCCGTGGCACGTGCAGGAGAACAAGTGGCGCTCGGCGCGCTACGGCCTGGACGCCGAGGTCATCCTCGACGCCGCGGGCCGCGAGCGCCTCGTCACGGACGACCTGGCGGACCTGCTCGAGCGCCTCGCGCCCACGGCCGCGCGCCTGGGGTGCTCGAAGGAGCTGGCGAGCGTGGCGGAGATCCCGCGCCGGGGGGCCAGCTACCAGCGCCAGCGCGCCGTCGCGGCGGCGCACGGCGGTGACCTGCGGGCGGTGGTGGACAGCCTGGTCGCGGAGATGCGCGAGGGCTGA
- a CDS encoding flagellar biosynthesis protein FlhB, which yields MSGGEDKTEKPTAKKLKEARQQGQVARSPDLGAWLGLGAAAAVLPVVIAEGRERTERMLAGVADVARDPEPAMVLAALGQGAGALLPVLGPLLAVTVVVAIAASAGQGGIHVATKAAKPSAKNLHLLKGLKRLFGPAAWWQGAKALLKTVAVAFVLQLTIRELAPLLLTAGSMPLSSTLEAVSGGTASMLRTAVAVGLVLAAADYAVTRRRITKQLRMTRKEVQDEHKQSEGDPQLKGAIRSKQMAMSRNRMMAEVQKADVVLVNPTHVAVALRYDKDRGAPRVVAKGAGHVAARIRERATEHRVPMVADVPLARALHAACELDQEIPPHLYAAVARVLAFVMALRRRGSAAGVHRAPSGSALPA from the coding sequence GTGAGCGGGGGCGAGGACAAGACCGAGAAGCCCACCGCCAAGAAGCTGAAGGAGGCCCGCCAGCAGGGCCAGGTCGCGCGCTCGCCCGACCTCGGCGCCTGGCTCGGGCTCGGCGCGGCCGCGGCGGTGCTCCCGGTGGTGATCGCCGAGGGCCGCGAGCGCACCGAGCGCATGCTCGCCGGGGTCGCCGACGTCGCCCGCGACCCCGAGCCCGCGATGGTGCTCGCCGCCCTCGGGCAGGGCGCCGGGGCGCTGCTGCCCGTGCTGGGGCCGCTGCTGGCCGTCACGGTCGTCGTGGCGATCGCCGCGTCCGCCGGGCAGGGCGGCATCCACGTCGCCACCAAGGCCGCCAAGCCCAGCGCGAAGAACCTGCACCTGCTCAAGGGCCTCAAGCGCCTGTTCGGGCCGGCCGCGTGGTGGCAGGGCGCCAAGGCGCTGCTGAAGACGGTCGCGGTCGCGTTCGTGCTGCAGCTGACGATCCGGGAGCTCGCGCCGCTGCTGCTGACCGCCGGGTCGATGCCGCTGTCGAGCACCCTGGAGGCGGTCTCGGGCGGCACGGCGTCCATGCTGCGCACGGCCGTGGCGGTGGGCCTGGTGCTCGCCGCTGCCGACTACGCCGTCACCCGCCGCCGGATCACCAAGCAGCTGCGGATGACGCGCAAGGAGGTCCAGGACGAGCACAAGCAGTCCGAGGGCGACCCGCAGCTGAAGGGCGCGATCCGCTCCAAGCAGATGGCGATGAGCCGCAACCGCATGATGGCCGAGGTGCAGAAGGCCGACGTCGTGCTCGTCAACCCCACGCACGTCGCCGTGGCGCTGCGCTACGACAAGGACCGCGGGGCCCCGCGCGTGGTGGCCAAGGGCGCCGGGCACGTGGCCGCCCGCATCCGCGAGAGGGCCACCGAGCACCGCGTGCCGATGGTGGCCGACGTCCCGCTGGCGCGCGCCCTGCACGCCGCGTGCGAGCTGGACCAGGAGATCCCGCCGCACCTGTACGCCGCGGTCGCCCGCGTGCTGGCGTTCGTGATGGCGCTGCGCCGGCGCGGCTCGGCCGCCGGCGTGCACCGCGCGCCGTCCGGCAGCGCCCTGCCGGCCTGA
- the fliN gene encoding flagellar motor switch protein FliN, translating into MTAAVNAATTAAATATDAAGAAPTDLLVAAASAAAALLPSPSPLVPGPTQTPLPPESAATVVLAEFTGDVSGAVAVVVDPALEAALAGAQGGPLPVEAAVAPALEAAVAALGVAVLSPARTSTVAELLTVPELHLVPLVADGEVAAWVGLRLRAADGSPVRAAAPAGAPARPLGAGSGLHLLRDVEMTLTVELGRARLSVRELLGLTPGSVVELDRAAGAPADLMVNGRLLARGEVVVVDEDYGIRITEIVEPGGEG; encoded by the coding sequence ATGACCGCTGCCGTGAACGCCGCCACGACCGCCGCCGCGACCGCCACCGACGCCGCCGGGGCGGCCCCGACCGACCTCCTCGTCGCCGCCGCCTCCGCGGCCGCGGCCCTGCTGCCCTCTCCGTCGCCCCTCGTGCCGGGCCCGACGCAGACGCCGCTGCCGCCGGAGTCCGCGGCCACCGTCGTCCTCGCCGAGTTCACCGGCGACGTCTCCGGCGCCGTCGCGGTCGTCGTCGACCCGGCGCTCGAGGCCGCCCTGGCCGGCGCCCAGGGCGGGCCGCTGCCCGTCGAGGCCGCCGTCGCCCCCGCCCTGGAGGCGGCCGTCGCCGCCCTGGGCGTCGCCGTCCTGTCCCCGGCGCGCACGAGCACCGTCGCCGAGCTGCTCACCGTGCCCGAGCTGCACCTGGTGCCGCTCGTCGCCGACGGGGAGGTCGCCGCCTGGGTCGGCCTGCGCCTGCGCGCCGCCGACGGCAGCCCCGTGCGGGCCGCCGCGCCGGCCGGGGCGCCCGCCCGCCCGCTCGGCGCCGGCTCCGGCCTGCACCTGCTGCGCGACGTGGAGATGACGCTGACCGTCGAGCTCGGCCGCGCCCGCCTGTCGGTGCGCGAGCTGCTCGGGCTCACCCCCGGCTCGGTCGTCGAGCTCGACCGCGCCGCCGGCGCGCCCGCCGACCTGATGGTCAACGGCCGCCTGCTCGCCCGCGGCGAGGTCGTCGTCGTGGACGAGGACTACGGCATCCGCATCACCGAGATCGTCGAGCCCGGCGGGGAGGGCTGA
- a CDS encoding DUF6480 family protein, with amino-acid sequence MSRESNDPQAHVPQNADPANTPGLEPGGGVAPGDTPPAAGSTSGLSAPEPKVPSLRTNAIIGIMIAALFAAGILAFFVARL; translated from the coding sequence ATGAGCCGTGAGAGCAACGACCCCCAGGCCCACGTGCCGCAGAACGCCGACCCGGCCAACACCCCGGGCCTGGAGCCGGGCGGTGGCGTCGCGCCCGGGGACACCCCGCCGGCAGCCGGCTCGACGAGCGGGCTCTCGGCGCCGGAGCCGAAGGTGCCGAGCCTGCGCACCAACGCGATCATCGGGATCATGATCGCCGCGCTGTTCGCGGCCGGGATCCTGGCCTTCTTCGTCGCCCGCCTCTGA
- a CDS encoding LCP family protein translates to MAAEPATYRSRRDARSGGRVDVRSEDAGAGGPAGAPGGASRGHHASGRGDFFGRLMGMTVLGALVPGAGLVAAGRRRTGWALIALDVVVVAAAAALLASGRALDLGLRLATSPTAMTVLAAVAAGVGLLWCLVILVSHLALRRERLTWSQNLLAAVLVVALVGVVGVPSATAVRYSLTQRSLLTNIFDESGGREGLAAPTAGSDPWAGVPRINVLLLGGDSGEDREGTRPDTIIVASIDTATGDSVLLNLPRQLEEVPFPAGSPAASAWPQACEENGEGGCMLNATWLFGEQRPELFPGAPDPGLAATRAAVSAVLDLQIDYVAVVDMKGFEDLVNAMGGIVLDVPRDIPIGGGTNLATGRKYPITGYIEAGQDRRLNGYEALWFARSREGSSNDERMDRQRCVISAAVHQFDVVQLARAFPALAASAERNVETDISASELNAFVELGLKVKDASLRSLSFTSANIDTGDPDYDRIHQLVDEALAPPPPPAPSAAPSPGASPSASSAPVPADGATPAPVDPNQAVETSQVCGG, encoded by the coding sequence ATGGCCGCTGAGCCGGCGACCTACCGGAGCCGTCGCGACGCCCGCTCCGGCGGGCGCGTCGACGTGCGCTCCGAGGACGCCGGTGCGGGCGGCCCGGCGGGGGCTCCCGGCGGCGCCTCGCGCGGGCACCACGCGAGCGGGCGGGGCGACTTCTTCGGGCGGCTGATGGGCATGACCGTGCTCGGGGCGCTGGTTCCGGGCGCGGGGCTGGTGGCGGCCGGACGCCGCCGCACCGGCTGGGCCCTGATCGCCCTGGACGTCGTCGTGGTCGCCGCCGCCGCGGCCCTGCTCGCCAGCGGCCGCGCGCTCGACCTGGGCCTGCGCCTGGCCACGAGCCCGACCGCGATGACGGTCCTCGCCGCGGTCGCGGCAGGGGTGGGGCTGCTGTGGTGCCTGGTCATCCTCGTCAGCCACCTGGCGCTGCGCCGGGAGCGGCTGACGTGGAGCCAGAACCTCCTCGCCGCCGTGCTGGTCGTCGCCCTCGTGGGCGTGGTGGGCGTGCCGTCCGCGACCGCCGTGCGCTACTCGCTGACGCAGCGCTCGCTGCTGACGAACATCTTCGACGAGTCCGGCGGCCGCGAGGGGCTGGCCGCCCCGACCGCCGGCTCCGACCCGTGGGCCGGCGTGCCGCGCATCAACGTGCTCCTGCTCGGCGGGGACTCCGGGGAGGACCGCGAGGGCACCCGCCCCGACACGATCATCGTGGCGAGCATCGACACGGCGACGGGCGACAGCGTGCTGCTGAACCTGCCGCGCCAGCTCGAGGAGGTCCCGTTCCCCGCCGGCTCCCCGGCCGCGAGCGCGTGGCCGCAGGCCTGCGAGGAGAACGGCGAGGGCGGCTGCATGCTCAACGCCACCTGGCTGTTCGGCGAGCAGCGCCCGGAGCTGTTCCCCGGCGCCCCCGACCCGGGCCTGGCCGCCACCCGCGCGGCGGTCTCGGCGGTGCTCGACCTGCAGATCGACTACGTGGCCGTCGTGGACATGAAGGGGTTCGAGGACCTCGTCAACGCCATGGGCGGCATCGTGCTCGACGTCCCGCGCGACATCCCGATCGGCGGCGGCACGAACCTCGCCACCGGCCGCAAGTACCCGATCACCGGGTACATCGAGGCGGGCCAGGACCGCCGCCTCAACGGCTACGAGGCCCTGTGGTTCGCCCGCTCGCGCGAGGGGTCGAGCAACGACGAGCGCATGGACCGCCAGCGCTGCGTCATCAGCGCCGCTGTCCACCAGTTCGACGTCGTCCAGCTCGCCCGCGCCTTCCCCGCCCTGGCCGCCTCCGCCGAGCGCAACGTCGAGACCGACATCAGCGCCAGCGAGCTGAACGCCTTCGTCGAGCTGGGCCTGAAGGTCAAGGACGCCTCGCTGCGGTCCCTGTCCTTCACCAGCGCCAACATCGACACCGGCGACCCGGACTACGACCGCATCCACCAGCTCGTCGACGAGGCCCTCGCCCCGCCGCCGCCGCCCGCTCCGAGCGCGGCGCCGTCCCCCGGCGCCTCCCCCAGCGCCTCGAGCGCCCCGGTGCCCGCGGACGGCGCGACGCCGGCCCCGGTGGACCCGAACCAGGCGGTGGAGACCTCCCAGGTCTGCGGCGGCTGA
- the fliQ gene encoding flagellar biosynthesis protein FliQ → MSDAAVLDIGLQALLVAAKLSAPVLVTALVVGFAISLLQSVTQIQEVTLSFVPKALAVGVALLVTGNWMLHEWVSFTTALFGRIPDLLAAG, encoded by the coding sequence GTGAGCGACGCCGCCGTCCTCGACATCGGCCTGCAGGCGCTGCTCGTGGCCGCCAAGCTGTCCGCCCCCGTGCTGGTGACCGCCCTCGTGGTCGGCTTCGCGATCTCGCTGCTGCAGTCGGTCACGCAGATCCAGGAGGTCACGCTCAGCTTCGTGCCCAAGGCCCTCGCGGTCGGCGTGGCGCTGCTGGTGACGGGCAACTGGATGCTGCACGAGTGGGTCTCCTTCACCACCGCGCTCTTCGGCCGCATCCCCGACCTGCTCGCCGCCGGCTGA
- the csrA gene encoding carbon storage regulator CsrA: MLVLTRRAGESVVIGSDVVVTIVEVRGDVVRVGIDAPREVQVHREEVFRAVREANLAAAAAPATPAALDALRQGLAGRGASARPGRRTPSA, from the coding sequence ATGCTGGTCCTGACGCGCCGTGCCGGAGAGAGCGTCGTGATCGGGTCCGACGTGGTGGTCACGATCGTCGAGGTCCGCGGCGACGTCGTGCGGGTCGGCATCGACGCCCCCCGCGAGGTGCAGGTCCACCGCGAGGAGGTCTTCCGCGCCGTGCGCGAGGCCAACCTCGCCGCGGCGGCCGCCCCGGCGACGCCCGCGGCCCTCGACGCCCTGCGGCAGGGCCTCGCCGGCCGGGGCGCGTCCGCGCGCCCCGGCCGCCGGACGCCGTCCGCCTGA
- the fliR gene encoding flagellar biosynthetic protein FliR has translation MSLPAPAPLSFGVPLETVVATLLAVLRITTWLVLAPPFAHRAIPARVKALLALALGLAVAPGLDLPPATLQAGALVVAAAQQVLIGGALGFACYLVFAAVQAAGDLIDLFGGFQLAQAFDPQTQSGSSIFGRFYHFTAIVLLFASDGHLVVLHGLHRSFDVLGVDEGLSLDVVARVVTDGAAQLFLAALQIAGPLIAVLFLTDVGLGLLTRVAPALNAFSLGFPLKIFITLSVAVLAVAVLPSLVDSLAQDAVRTTTTIARGGSGS, from the coding sequence GTGAGCCTGCCCGCGCCGGCGCCCCTGTCGTTCGGGGTGCCCCTGGAGACCGTCGTCGCCACGCTGCTCGCGGTGCTGCGCATCACCACCTGGCTGGTCCTCGCGCCGCCCTTCGCGCACCGCGCGATCCCCGCGCGCGTCAAGGCGCTGCTCGCCCTCGCCCTCGGCCTGGCCGTCGCGCCCGGGCTCGACCTGCCGCCGGCCACCCTGCAGGCGGGCGCGCTCGTCGTCGCCGCCGCGCAGCAGGTGCTGATCGGGGGCGCCCTCGGCTTCGCCTGCTACCTCGTCTTCGCCGCCGTGCAGGCCGCCGGCGACCTGATCGACCTCTTCGGCGGCTTCCAGCTCGCGCAGGCCTTCGACCCGCAGACGCAGAGCGGCTCGTCGATCTTCGGGCGCTTCTACCACTTCACGGCGATCGTGCTGCTGTTCGCCAGCGACGGGCACCTGGTGGTCCTGCACGGGCTGCACCGCAGCTTCGACGTCCTCGGCGTCGACGAGGGCCTGTCGCTGGACGTCGTCGCCCGCGTCGTCACGGACGGCGCCGCGCAGCTGTTCCTCGCCGCGCTGCAGATCGCCGGCCCGCTCATCGCCGTCCTCTTCCTCACCGACGTCGGCCTGGGGCTGCTCACGCGCGTGGCGCCGGCGCTGAACGCGTTCTCCCTCGGCTTCCCGCTGAAGATCTTCATCACCCTCAGCGTCGCCGTCCTCGCCGTCGCCGTCCTGCCCTCCCTCGTCGACTCCCTGGCGCAGGACGCCGTCCGGACCACCACGACGATCGCGCGGGGCGGGAGCGGGTCGTGA
- the fliO gene encoding flagellar biosynthetic protein FliO → MGTGLDVADLLLRVAVSLAAVLGLVWLLARGARRTGAGRVAPASRFAVVGRQSLGRSAGVAVVRVGDRALVLGVTEQSVRLLAETDLSAVLEPAAAPEQRTEVDLTAATTAAVRTAAPAPRSPLQGSALSPQTWSRALEALRERTTRG, encoded by the coding sequence GTGGGCACCGGTCTCGACGTCGCGGACCTCCTGCTGCGCGTGGCGGTCTCCCTCGCCGCCGTGCTCGGCCTGGTGTGGCTGCTCGCCCGCGGCGCCCGCCGCACCGGCGCCGGCCGCGTCGCTCCCGCCAGTCGCTTCGCGGTGGTCGGGCGCCAGTCCCTCGGGCGCAGCGCCGGCGTGGCCGTCGTCCGGGTCGGGGACCGCGCGCTCGTGCTCGGCGTCACCGAGCAGTCCGTGCGCCTGCTGGCCGAGACCGACCTGTCCGCCGTGCTCGAGCCCGCCGCGGCGCCCGAGCAGCGCACCGAGGTGGACCTGACCGCCGCCACCACCGCCGCCGTGCGCACCGCCGCGCCCGCGCCCCGCTCGCCGCTGCAGGGCTCGGCGCTCTCGCCGCAGACCTGGAGCCGGGCCCTGGAGGCCCTGCGGGAGAGGACCACCCGAGGATGA
- a CDS encoding PilZ domain-containing protein, producing MSASAARPHLPHLHDAVSVVDAAGRTRPSRVEALHEGWLAVAAPGFPGGGEPAAPGEAFDLVWPTAGGALVVQVLLRQRVLGAVPVWWVQPVGDVVVHQRRSFVRAPAVVARTTLTWLVPFEGTAQGDVLDLSEGGMLALVTGWGGGVGSAVVADVVVGGERQGDFALTGTVLRATERGLAAELAVQFHQPVPGADEIRGHVFAWERRYRRRA from the coding sequence GTGAGCGCCTCCGCGGCCCGCCCGCACCTGCCGCACCTGCACGACGCCGTCAGCGTCGTCGACGCCGCCGGCCGCACCCGACCCAGCCGGGTCGAGGCTCTGCACGAGGGCTGGCTCGCCGTCGCCGCGCCCGGTTTTCCCGGGGGCGGCGAGCCCGCCGCGCCCGGTGAGGCCTTCGACCTCGTCTGGCCGACCGCGGGCGGCGCGCTCGTGGTCCAGGTGCTGCTGCGCCAGCGCGTCCTCGGCGCCGTGCCCGTGTGGTGGGTGCAGCCCGTGGGCGACGTCGTCGTCCACCAGCGCCGCTCCTTCGTGCGCGCCCCCGCCGTGGTGGCGCGCACGACCCTGACCTGGCTGGTGCCCTTCGAGGGCACCGCGCAGGGCGACGTGCTGGACCTGTCCGAGGGCGGCATGCTCGCCCTCGTGACGGGCTGGGGCGGCGGCGTCGGCAGCGCCGTCGTCGCGGACGTCGTCGTCGGCGGCGAGCGCCAGGGCGACTTCGCCCTCACCGGCACCGTGCTGCGCGCCACCGAGCGGGGCCTGGCCGCCGAGCTCGCCGTCCAGTTCCACCAGCCGGTGCCGGGCGCCGACGAGATCCGCGGCCACGTCTTCGCGTGGGAGCGCCGCTACCGTCGCCGGGCGTGA